Proteins found in one Dermacentor silvarum isolate Dsil-2018 chromosome 8, BIME_Dsil_1.4, whole genome shotgun sequence genomic segment:
- the LOC119461000 gene encoding uncharacterized protein LOC119461000 isoform X1 has translation MAYINIAEWTPEHVADWLRGLDDIIIPYVHFFLNNNIDGHHLLTLGPDDLTSLNISKVGHQELILEAVDQLRQLHYKLITENLQSLALKLGCRARSVYNDIKRMTTTDQDNFINIATSVLADVSEVLLAVKSFVSWLDSLWLLAACRAPFEGQERYTNIRQTVLKLGIELASTAQRDHFAAKPYAVIQSSCYNLADICDIIIQECHDSLIIQPASLDVATVKKKTDEEWGMQINSSYSGIHVVGGVKFQSPSHRCGKVDVGDEIVQINYQTVVGWQLKHLVYMLQEHPTEVLLTLKKRPRHTNILGQVIVLRPYRIPLKKVTYGKVMWPENGVQPVNIEEVFPVKTQQEPASPRAVLREVEDDDSAFLPDAAVQSATSTTTASVAAPSSIRAQVFPPRSRAAIHRRATVSGASPTVTKAPVSLQDLVAGGIPGLFGGSSKKKDAVFRSVSHDPGCHGAGGKLTVADGSCVEEGKEPETKGAEHQPEKKQESVTNAAKDAPMMSKGRTASDSAVVPLVGRSFGMAGTLSSRLREARGLTTGESAKHSSGPPAPASGSRGVADVRSEVGSQSPRERRLFGPGTGKRSPMVTLKVPKIEDLKHNHMHSRSSKAKAHEAPSNAQANSSSSDAHGAKVGFGAKESPKKPLAQPPAMNTKTQCSESTLGNRGVPCPELGVAECEGWLLRRWWGGQQQQAAPLLAGGRTAAPAMAALPPWRRRWVLLRGPQLFLYATPQDQKAECLLYVPGFVVSLAPDCKSKNGAFKLSNSENTFYFATESQADTSRWLTKLQQAAKHYPSYSGSCLWASDSDEDAVLDSKMFKPASSSSSFSSHKISLGPAPLDRPRQPSPKPMPRTIFLRSAIVPPQLTDRSATLSPRRTTGEPPTTSASNSSLPRNRESSKSPPSVLCPSSLELSSECSDGSTCSLTAKQRLSGAWDRYSDALGVVQPAKRDFSTAKSKPPSGLYVNVSFKHSSSTKEPSTPTCTGLPPPSEQILGANPGNPARVPTLAPSSPALSRAVQRRPSDSSKLSRSKTADSFPQMQTPKGETLLDREYNRVFKKSPSASSSPDPAALSDSPATSPVPLPVLTNSLLPRCATSQEIKDLYTNRRNSWRGSQQELMIPLSSVGSSDLGSPLEGCVQSPDYSYRDYASPDYASQRPDVIPSQYHQGRSRPPQPEEAGTDPWVPRSAPSPSQGVERTPRGRGEKLPSSSFLRAGSAPASSCCQAAPSPTPTKTSSRFFHSPKFLKKFASSTREGLSNILRSPRLERKKLTTERDMYGSPKLSRSAGVRLLKSSASASAVSSSPAEVPEESSPSPLTHKSGSSSSLNSSTSAGSFVTSSSSSHCYAEVFAPPGSAPLARPETPETPRARPTMGVSMLRGKRRTSSSAAGSEERSFSPCSFASSAGGSGSGAPWARDDGSVFGEETSPGGGDAFQFGHGTDGSPESVLGSGSERE, from the exons GCCTGGACGACATTATTATTCCATATGTGCACTTCTTCCTCAACAACAACATCGATGGCCACCACCTGCTCACCCTCGGTCCAGATGATCTCACTAGCCTCAACATTTCCAAGGTCGGCCACCAAGAACTTATCCTCGAGGCAGTGGACCAGCTACGTCAGCTG CACTACAAGCTGATCACAGAAAACCTGCAGTCACTGGCGCTGAAGCTTGGCTGCAGAGCACGCAGTGTCTACAATGACATCAAGCGCATGACAACCACAGACCAGGATAACTTCATAAATATTGCCACCAGCGTCCTGGCTGATGTCTCAGAGGTGCTGCTTGCTGTCAAGTCATTCGTCTCATGGCTGGATAG CCTCTGGCTTCTGGCTGCTTGCAGGGCGCCCTTCGAAGGTCAAGAGCGTTACACCAACATCCGGCAGACGGTGCTCAAACTGGGCATTGAGCTCGCATCCACAGCGCAGAGAGACCACTTTGCAGCCAAGCCCTATGCTGTCATACAGAGCAGT TGCTACAACCTGGCTGACATTTGTGATATCATCATTCAAGAGTGCCATGATTCCCTCATCATCCAGCCTGCTTCCCTTGACGTAGCCACTGTTAAGAAGAAGACAGATGAAGAATGG GGCATGCAGATCAATTCATCCTACTCGGGCATCCACGTGGTTGGTGGAGTCAAGTTTCAAAGCCCTAGCCATCGATGTGGCAAAGTGGACGTCGGCGACGAGATTGTTCAGATCAACTACCAGACGGTG GTGGGATGGCAGCTGAAGCATCTGGTCTACATGCTTCAGGAGCACCCCACTGAAGTCTTGCTTACCCTGAAGAAAAGGCCACGACACACAAATATCTTGGGGCAG GTAATAGTGTTGAGGCCATACAGGATACCATTAAAGAAGGTTACCTATGGAAAGGTGATGTGGCCAGAGAATGGTGTCCAGCCAGTAAACATTGAAGAAGTCTTTCCTGTCAAGACACAGCAAGAGCCTGCAAGCCCAAG GGCGGTGCTGCGGGAGGTGGAGGACGACGACTCTGCTTTTCTGCCGGATGCAGCTGTGCAGAGTGCCACATCGACAACAACTGCCTCAGTTGCAGCACCGTCATCCATCCGAGCTCAAGTATTCCCTCCACGATCACGGGCGGCCATTCATCGGCGAGCCACAGTCAGTGGTGCATCCCCTACAGTCACGAAGGCACCTGTCAGTCTGCAGGATTTAGTTGCTGGTGGAATCCCTGGTCTCTTCGGTGGTAGTTCGAAGAAGAAAGATGCAGTGTTTCGTTCAGTTTCTCACGATCCTGGCTGTCATGGTGCTGGCGGGAAGTTGACGGTGGCAGACGGATCTTGTGTGGAAGAAGGGAAGGAGCCTGAAACAAAGGGAGCTGAGCATCAGCCAGAGAAAAAGCAGGAGTCAGTGACAAACGCGGCCAAAGATGCACCCATGATGTCCAAGGGCAGGACAGCATCGGACTCGGCGGTTGTTCCTCTCGTAGGGAGGTCCTTCGGAATGGCGGGAACACTTTCTTCACGCCTCAGAGAAGCCCGAGGCCTGACCACTGGGG AGTCGGCAAAGCATTCCAGTGGACCTCCTGCTCCAGCTAGTGGAAGTCGTGGTGTGGCTGATGTACGTTCAGAAGTTGGGAGCCAGTCGCCACGGGAGAGGAGGCTGTTCGGACCTGGCACGGGCAAACGATCACCCATGGTCACACTCAAGGTTCCCAAGATAGAG GACCTGAAGCACAATCACATGCACAGTAGGTCCAGCAAGGCCAAGGCTCATGAGGCACCTTCAAATGCCCAGGCAAACTCTAG TAGCAGCGATGCACACGGTGCAAAGGTTGGTTTCGGTGCCAAGGAATCTCCCAAGAAGCCTCTTGCCCAA CCTCCAGCCATGAACACAAAGACACAATGTTCAGAGAGCACACTAG GGAATCGCGGGGTGCCGTGCCCGGAGCTGGGGGTGGCCGAGTGCGAAGGGTGGCTCCTTCGGCGCTGGTGGGgggggcagcagcagcaagcagcgcCCCTCCTAGCAGGGGGGAGGACGGCAGCGCCAGCGATGGCAGCCCTTCCTCCCTGGCGCCGCCGCTGGGTCCTCCTCCGGGGTCCCCAGCTTTTCCTCTACGCCACTCCCCAG GACCAGAAAGCAGAATGCCTGCTGTATGTGCCTGGTTTTGTGGTGTCCCTTGCGCCCGACTGTAAATCCAAAAACGG TGCCTTCAAGCTCTCCAACTCCGAAAACACTTTTTATTTCGCTACAGAGTCCCAAGCAGACACTTCAAG ATGGTTAACCAAGCTTCAGCAGGCGGCCAAACATTATCCGAGCTACTCAG GTTCATGCCTCTGGGCAAGTGATAGTGATGAAGACGCGGTGCTGGACAGCAAGATGTTCAAGCCAGCATCGTCATCCTCATCGTTTTCCAGCCACAAAATTAGCCTAGGGCCGGCACCTTTGGACAGGCCGAGACAGCCGTCTCCAAAGCCCATGCCCAGAACTATATTTCTGCGCTCAGCCATAGTGCCCCCGCAGTTGACAGACAGGTCAGCCACTCTTTCCCCACGGCGCACCACCGGCGAGCCACCGACGACGAGTGCTTCAAATTCCTCACTGCCCAGAAATCGCGAGTCGTCCAAGTCCCCACCATCGGTGCTGTGCCCTTCTTCACTGGAGTTGTCTTCAGAGTGCAGTGATGGCTCGACATGCAGCCTAACTGCAAAGCAGAGGTTGTCAGGTGCCTGGGATAGATACAGTGATGCTTTAGGTGTTGTGCAGCCAGCAAAAAGAGATTTCAGTACTGCTAAGTCAAAGCCTCCGTCAGGCCTTTATGTGAATGTTTCCTTCAAGCACAGCAGCAGCACCAAGGAACCGTCCACGCCGACCTGCACAGGCTTGCCCCCACCGAGTGAACAAATTCTCGGAGCCAACCCTGGCAATCCAGCCAGAGTGCCGACCTTGGCGCCTTCGTCCCCGGCGCTGTCGCGTGCTGTGCAGCGCCGCCCATCAGACTCCTCCAAGTTGTCGCGAAGCAAGACTGCGGACAGCTTTCCACAGATGCAGACGCCAAAGGGTGAGACGCTGCTTGACCGAGAGTACAACAGGGTGTTTAAGAAATCGCCATCGGCGTCGTCCTCTCCAGATCCTGCTGCTCTCTCGGATAGTCCAGCCACCTCCCCGGTGCCACTGCCAGTGCTGACTAATTCTCTTCTGCCACGCTGTGCCACAAGCCAGGAGATTAAAGACCTCTACACGAATCGCCGAAACTCGTGGAGGGGCTCCCAGCAGGAGTTGATGATTCCGCTTTCATCGGTAGGCAGTAGTGACCTCGGTTCTCCTCTAGAGGGGTGTGTGCAGTCACCGGACTACAGTTATCGGGACTATGCATCACCCGATTACGCATCACAGAGGCCAGACGTCATTCCTTCCCAGTACCACCAGGGTCGGTCCAGACCACCCCAACCCGAGGAGGCAGGCACTGACCCCTGGGTCCCCCGTAGTGCCCCAAGTCCATCGCAAGGTGTTGAACGAACACCGAGAGGTAGAGGTGAGAAGCTGCCATCGTCCTCTTTCCTAAGAGCCGGTTCGGCACCTGCGTCATCTTGTTGTCAGGCAGCGCCATCCCCCACTCCAACCAAGACATCGAGTCGTTTCTTTCACTCGCCGAAGTTCCTCAAGAAGTTTGCCTCCTCGACACGTGAGGGCCTGTCCAACATCTTACGTTCGCCACGGCTTGAGCGAAAGAAACTGACTACAGAACGAGATATGTATGGGTCTCCCAAGCTTAGTCGCTCTGCTGGTGTCCGGCTACTGAAGTCGTCAGCATCTGCATCTGCAGTGTCATCTTCACCTGCAGAG GTCCCTGAAGAGTCATCGCCATCGCCGTTGACACACAaaagtggcagcagcagcagcctcaaCAGCAGCACTTCGGCGGGCAGCTTTGTcacatcatcgtcgtcgtcgcacTGCTACGCAGAAGTGTTTGCACCACCTGGGTCAGCGCCTCTAGCAAGGCCAGAGACTCCGGAGACGCCGCGTGCACGCCCAACCATGGGAGTGTCTATGCTTCGGGGCAAGCGGCGCACTTCATCAAGTGCGGCGGGATCTGAGGAGCGCTCTTTTTCACCCTGCTCGTTTGCGTCGTCTGCCGGAGGGAGTGGCAGTGGCGCGCCGTGGGCGCGGGATGATGGCAGTGTCTTTGGCGAGGAGACATCACCTGGTGGTGGCGATGCTTTCCAGTTTGGGCATGGGACAGATGGGAGCCCTGAAAGTG
- the LOC119461000 gene encoding uncharacterized protein LOC119461000 isoform X4, with amino-acid sequence MAYINIAEWTPEHVADWLRGLDDIIIPYVHFFLNNNIDGHHLLTLGPDDLTSLNISKVGHQELILEAVDQLRQLHYKLITENLQSLALKLGCRARSVYNDIKRMTTTDQDNFINIATSVLADVSEVLLAVKSFVSWLDSLWLLAACRAPFEGQERYTNIRQTVLKLGIELASTAQRDHFAAKPYAVIQSSCYNLADICDIIIQECHDSLIIQPASLDVATVKKKTDEEWGMQINSSYSGIHVVGGVKFQSPSHRCGKVDVGDEIVQINYQTVVGWQLKHLVYMLQEHPTEVLLTLKKRPRHTNILGQVIVLRPYRIPLKKVTYGKVMWPENGVQPVNIEEVFPVKTQQEPASPRAVLREVEDDDSAFLPDAAVQSATSTTTASVAAPSSIRAQVFPPRSRAAIHRRATVSGASPTVTKAPVSLQDLVAGGIPGLFGGSSKKKDAVFRSVSHDPGCHGAGGKLTVADGSCVEEGKEPETKGAEHQPEKKQESVTNAAKDAPMMSKGRTASDSAVVPLVGRSFGMAGTLSSRLREARGLTTGESAKHSSGPPAPASGSRGVADVRSEVGSQSPRERRLFGPGTGKRSPMVTLKVPKIEDLKHNHMHSRSSKAKAHEAPSNAQANSSSSDAHGAKVGFGAKESPKKPLAQPPAMNTKTQCSESTLGNRGVPCPELGVAECEGWLLRRWWGGQQQQAAPLLAGGRTAAPAMAALPPWRRRWVLLRGPQLFLYATPQDQKAECLLYVPGFVVSLAPDCKSKNGAFKLSNSENTFYFATESQADTSRWLTKLQQAAKHYPSYSGSCLWASDSDEDAVLDSKMFKPASSSSSFSSHKISLGPAPLDRPRQPSPKPMPRTIFLRSAIVPPQLTDRSATLSPRRTTGEPPTTSASNSSLPRNRESSKSPPSVLCPSSLELSSECSDGSTCSLTAKQRLSGAWDRYSDALGVVQPAKRDFSTAKSKPPSGLYVNVSFKHSSSTKEPSTPTCTGLPPPSEQILGANPGNPARVPTLAPSSPALSRAVQRRPSDSSKLSRSKTADSFPQMQTPKDPAALSDSPATSPVPLPVLTNSLLPRCATSQEIKDLYTNRRNSWRGSQQELMIPLSSVGSSDLGSPLEGCVQSPDYSYRDYASPDYASQRPDVIPSQYHQGRSRPPQPEEAGTDPWVPRSAPSPSQGVERTPRGRGEKLPSSSFLRAGSAPASSCCQAAPSPTPTKTSSRFFHSPKFLKKFASSTREGLSNILRSPRLERKKLTTERDMYGSPKLSRSAGVRLLKSSASASAVSSSPAEVPEESSPSPLTHKSGSSSSLNSSTSAGSFVTSSSSSHCYAEVFAPPGSAPLARPETPETPRARPTMGVSMLRGKRRTSSSAAGSEERSFSPCSFASSAGGSGSGAPWARDDGSVFGEETSPGGGDAFQFGHGTDGSPESVLGSGSERE; translated from the exons GCCTGGACGACATTATTATTCCATATGTGCACTTCTTCCTCAACAACAACATCGATGGCCACCACCTGCTCACCCTCGGTCCAGATGATCTCACTAGCCTCAACATTTCCAAGGTCGGCCACCAAGAACTTATCCTCGAGGCAGTGGACCAGCTACGTCAGCTG CACTACAAGCTGATCACAGAAAACCTGCAGTCACTGGCGCTGAAGCTTGGCTGCAGAGCACGCAGTGTCTACAATGACATCAAGCGCATGACAACCACAGACCAGGATAACTTCATAAATATTGCCACCAGCGTCCTGGCTGATGTCTCAGAGGTGCTGCTTGCTGTCAAGTCATTCGTCTCATGGCTGGATAG CCTCTGGCTTCTGGCTGCTTGCAGGGCGCCCTTCGAAGGTCAAGAGCGTTACACCAACATCCGGCAGACGGTGCTCAAACTGGGCATTGAGCTCGCATCCACAGCGCAGAGAGACCACTTTGCAGCCAAGCCCTATGCTGTCATACAGAGCAGT TGCTACAACCTGGCTGACATTTGTGATATCATCATTCAAGAGTGCCATGATTCCCTCATCATCCAGCCTGCTTCCCTTGACGTAGCCACTGTTAAGAAGAAGACAGATGAAGAATGG GGCATGCAGATCAATTCATCCTACTCGGGCATCCACGTGGTTGGTGGAGTCAAGTTTCAAAGCCCTAGCCATCGATGTGGCAAAGTGGACGTCGGCGACGAGATTGTTCAGATCAACTACCAGACGGTG GTGGGATGGCAGCTGAAGCATCTGGTCTACATGCTTCAGGAGCACCCCACTGAAGTCTTGCTTACCCTGAAGAAAAGGCCACGACACACAAATATCTTGGGGCAG GTAATAGTGTTGAGGCCATACAGGATACCATTAAAGAAGGTTACCTATGGAAAGGTGATGTGGCCAGAGAATGGTGTCCAGCCAGTAAACATTGAAGAAGTCTTTCCTGTCAAGACACAGCAAGAGCCTGCAAGCCCAAG GGCGGTGCTGCGGGAGGTGGAGGACGACGACTCTGCTTTTCTGCCGGATGCAGCTGTGCAGAGTGCCACATCGACAACAACTGCCTCAGTTGCAGCACCGTCATCCATCCGAGCTCAAGTATTCCCTCCACGATCACGGGCGGCCATTCATCGGCGAGCCACAGTCAGTGGTGCATCCCCTACAGTCACGAAGGCACCTGTCAGTCTGCAGGATTTAGTTGCTGGTGGAATCCCTGGTCTCTTCGGTGGTAGTTCGAAGAAGAAAGATGCAGTGTTTCGTTCAGTTTCTCACGATCCTGGCTGTCATGGTGCTGGCGGGAAGTTGACGGTGGCAGACGGATCTTGTGTGGAAGAAGGGAAGGAGCCTGAAACAAAGGGAGCTGAGCATCAGCCAGAGAAAAAGCAGGAGTCAGTGACAAACGCGGCCAAAGATGCACCCATGATGTCCAAGGGCAGGACAGCATCGGACTCGGCGGTTGTTCCTCTCGTAGGGAGGTCCTTCGGAATGGCGGGAACACTTTCTTCACGCCTCAGAGAAGCCCGAGGCCTGACCACTGGGG AGTCGGCAAAGCATTCCAGTGGACCTCCTGCTCCAGCTAGTGGAAGTCGTGGTGTGGCTGATGTACGTTCAGAAGTTGGGAGCCAGTCGCCACGGGAGAGGAGGCTGTTCGGACCTGGCACGGGCAAACGATCACCCATGGTCACACTCAAGGTTCCCAAGATAGAG GACCTGAAGCACAATCACATGCACAGTAGGTCCAGCAAGGCCAAGGCTCATGAGGCACCTTCAAATGCCCAGGCAAACTCTAG TAGCAGCGATGCACACGGTGCAAAGGTTGGTTTCGGTGCCAAGGAATCTCCCAAGAAGCCTCTTGCCCAA CCTCCAGCCATGAACACAAAGACACAATGTTCAGAGAGCACACTAG GGAATCGCGGGGTGCCGTGCCCGGAGCTGGGGGTGGCCGAGTGCGAAGGGTGGCTCCTTCGGCGCTGGTGGGgggggcagcagcagcaagcagcgcCCCTCCTAGCAGGGGGGAGGACGGCAGCGCCAGCGATGGCAGCCCTTCCTCCCTGGCGCCGCCGCTGGGTCCTCCTCCGGGGTCCCCAGCTTTTCCTCTACGCCACTCCCCAG GACCAGAAAGCAGAATGCCTGCTGTATGTGCCTGGTTTTGTGGTGTCCCTTGCGCCCGACTGTAAATCCAAAAACGG TGCCTTCAAGCTCTCCAACTCCGAAAACACTTTTTATTTCGCTACAGAGTCCCAAGCAGACACTTCAAG ATGGTTAACCAAGCTTCAGCAGGCGGCCAAACATTATCCGAGCTACTCAG GTTCATGCCTCTGGGCAAGTGATAGTGATGAAGACGCGGTGCTGGACAGCAAGATGTTCAAGCCAGCATCGTCATCCTCATCGTTTTCCAGCCACAAAATTAGCCTAGGGCCGGCACCTTTGGACAGGCCGAGACAGCCGTCTCCAAAGCCCATGCCCAGAACTATATTTCTGCGCTCAGCCATAGTGCCCCCGCAGTTGACAGACAGGTCAGCCACTCTTTCCCCACGGCGCACCACCGGCGAGCCACCGACGACGAGTGCTTCAAATTCCTCACTGCCCAGAAATCGCGAGTCGTCCAAGTCCCCACCATCGGTGCTGTGCCCTTCTTCACTGGAGTTGTCTTCAGAGTGCAGTGATGGCTCGACATGCAGCCTAACTGCAAAGCAGAGGTTGTCAGGTGCCTGGGATAGATACAGTGATGCTTTAGGTGTTGTGCAGCCAGCAAAAAGAGATTTCAGTACTGCTAAGTCAAAGCCTCCGTCAGGCCTTTATGTGAATGTTTCCTTCAAGCACAGCAGCAGCACCAAGGAACCGTCCACGCCGACCTGCACAGGCTTGCCCCCACCGAGTGAACAAATTCTCGGAGCCAACCCTGGCAATCCAGCCAGAGTGCCGACCTTGGCGCCTTCGTCCCCGGCGCTGTCGCGTGCTGTGCAGCGCCGCCCATCAGACTCCTCCAAGTTGTCGCGAAGCAAGACTGCGGACAGCTTTCCACAGATGCAGACGCCAAAGG ATCCTGCTGCTCTCTCGGATAGTCCAGCCACCTCCCCGGTGCCACTGCCAGTGCTGACTAATTCTCTTCTGCCACGCTGTGCCACAAGCCAGGAGATTAAAGACCTCTACACGAATCGCCGAAACTCGTGGAGGGGCTCCCAGCAGGAGTTGATGATTCCGCTTTCATCGGTAGGCAGTAGTGACCTCGGTTCTCCTCTAGAGGGGTGTGTGCAGTCACCGGACTACAGTTATCGGGACTATGCATCACCCGATTACGCATCACAGAGGCCAGACGTCATTCCTTCCCAGTACCACCAGGGTCGGTCCAGACCACCCCAACCCGAGGAGGCAGGCACTGACCCCTGGGTCCCCCGTAGTGCCCCAAGTCCATCGCAAGGTGTTGAACGAACACCGAGAGGTAGAGGTGAGAAGCTGCCATCGTCCTCTTTCCTAAGAGCCGGTTCGGCACCTGCGTCATCTTGTTGTCAGGCAGCGCCATCCCCCACTCCAACCAAGACATCGAGTCGTTTCTTTCACTCGCCGAAGTTCCTCAAGAAGTTTGCCTCCTCGACACGTGAGGGCCTGTCCAACATCTTACGTTCGCCACGGCTTGAGCGAAAGAAACTGACTACAGAACGAGATATGTATGGGTCTCCCAAGCTTAGTCGCTCTGCTGGTGTCCGGCTACTGAAGTCGTCAGCATCTGCATCTGCAGTGTCATCTTCACCTGCAGAG GTCCCTGAAGAGTCATCGCCATCGCCGTTGACACACAaaagtggcagcagcagcagcctcaaCAGCAGCACTTCGGCGGGCAGCTTTGTcacatcatcgtcgtcgtcgcacTGCTACGCAGAAGTGTTTGCACCACCTGGGTCAGCGCCTCTAGCAAGGCCAGAGACTCCGGAGACGCCGCGTGCACGCCCAACCATGGGAGTGTCTATGCTTCGGGGCAAGCGGCGCACTTCATCAAGTGCGGCGGGATCTGAGGAGCGCTCTTTTTCACCCTGCTCGTTTGCGTCGTCTGCCGGAGGGAGTGGCAGTGGCGCGCCGTGGGCGCGGGATGATGGCAGTGTCTTTGGCGAGGAGACATCACCTGGTGGTGGCGATGCTTTCCAGTTTGGGCATGGGACAGATGGGAGCCCTGAAAGTG